From one Rosa rugosa chromosome 4, drRosRugo1.1, whole genome shotgun sequence genomic stretch:
- the LOC133744838 gene encoding ras-related protein RAB1BV-like, producing MAAPPYDHFKKLLLLGDSGVGKTSLLLRFSDIPIGIDLSVKTIEMDNEWVKLQICDTNSQERLFKKITRACYEAADGILLVYDVTNESSFQHVRDWIRKNIHSSSNNVKKVLVGNKADMDDESKRAVSRARGQTLADVCDIMFLETSAKTNKNVEDVFFALASCT from the coding sequence ATGGCAGCACCGCCTTATGATCATTTCAAGAAGCTCCTCCTCCTTGGCGATAGTGGCGTTGGGAAGACCAGTCTACTTCTTCGATTCTCGGATATACCTATAGGGATAGACCTTAGTGTGAAGACCATCGAGATGGACAACGAATGGGTCAAACTGCAAATCTGTGACACAAACAGTCAGGAACGATTATTCAAAAAAATCACAAGAGCTTGCTACGAGGCAGCTGATGGTATTTTGTTGGTGTATGATGTTACGAATGAGTCATCATTTCAGCACGTTAGAGACTGGATTCGTAAAAACATACATTCTTCTTCTAACAATGTGAAGAAGGTACTGGTGGGGAACAAGGCGGACATGGATGATGAGAGCAAAAGGGCTGTATCAAGAGCTAGAGGTCAAACTCTTGCGGATGTGTGCGACATCATGTTCTTGGAAACCAGTGCAAAGACGAACAAGAATGTTGAAGACGTTTTCTTTGCATTAGCCTCGTGCACTTAA
- the LOC133745965 gene encoding uncharacterized protein LOC133745965 — protein MKLIWSPETATKAYIDTVRSCQVFNESGVAELVSAMAAGWNAKLIVETWSQGGAIATSIGLEIASRHTCGRHVCVVADENARSEFITAMKEAADMNPEVLVGEPEEVMSELAGIDFMVVDCKRKDYARVLRQARLNQSGAVLVCKNANSKSDSSFRWRSVIDCGSRRVVRTVFLPVGKGLDMAHVSSSGGNSGSSKVEKKRWIKHFDQRSGEEHVIRK, from the exons atgAAGCTAATTTGGTCCCCTGAAACAGCCACTAAAGCCTACATCGACACCGTTCGATCG TGCCAAGTTTTTAATGAATCCGGGGTGGCAGAGCTTGTTTCAGCCATGGCAGCAGGCTGGAATGCTAAGTTGATAGTCGAGACATGGTCACAAGGAGGAGCCATTGCCACCAGCATTGGCCTCGAAATCGCCAGCCGGCACACGTGCGGACGGCACGTGTGTGTAGTCGCGGACGAGAACGCAAGGTCAGAGTTCATCACAGCCATGAAAGAAGCAGCAGACATGAACCCAGAAGTGCTTGTGGGTGAGCCAGAGGAGGTCATGTCTGAGCTTGCGGGAATAGATTTCATGGTTGTGGATTGCAAGCGTAAAGACTATGCTAGGGTTCTAAGGCAGGCGAGGTTGAATCAGAGTGGTGCGGTTTTGGTTTGCAAAAATGCCAATTCAAAAAGCGATTCTAGTTTCAGATGGAGGAGCGTTATTGATTGTGGATCAAGAAGGGTGGTCCGTACTGTGTTCTTGCCTGTAGGGAAGGGTTTAGATATGGCTCATGTATCCAGCAGTGGAGGGAATTCGGGGTCAAGCAAGGTAGAGAAGAAGAGATGGATCAAACATTTCGATCAACGATCTGGGGAGGAACATGTTATCAGAAAGtaa
- the LOC133745964 gene encoding uncharacterized protein LOC133745964, whose translation MAVLRTATAMMLRHFSHPSMFFLPSSPTSLLRSTAGISIRCAASDSGAGGKKVSARLSQVNQLLQEAEERALSADNLPAPKITLDHVTVSFARSGGPGGQNVNKLNTKVDMRFNVKNAYWLSDRIKERILQMEKNRINKDGELVISSTRTRTQKGNIEDALEKLQAIIDAASYVPPPPSEEQKKKIAKMAAIGEQKRLKSKKVLSDKKAFRRTRDSWD comes from the exons ATGGCGGTTCTGAGAACCGCAACGGCCATGATGCTCAGGCATTTCTCTCACCCATCCATGTTCTTCTTACCATCAAGCCCCACCTCTCTGCTTCGCTCCACTGCCGGAATCAGCATCCGGTGCGCCGCCTCCGACTCCGGCGCCGGGGGGAAGAAGGTCTCCGCTCGGCTCTCTCAGGTCAACCAGCTCTTGCAAGAAGCCGAGGAGCGTGCTCTCTCCGCCGATAACCTCCCCGCCCCTAAAATCACATTAG ATCATGTAACTGTGAGTTTCGCAAGAAGTGGAGGACCTGGAGGACAGAATGTGAACAAAT TGAACACTAAGGTGGACATGCGATTCAATGTTAAAAATGCGTATTGGCTAAGTGACAGGATCAAGGAGAGGATTTTGCAAATG GAGAAGAACCGAATCAACAAGGATGGGGAGCTTGTGATTTCTTCAACCAGGACTCGTACACAGAA GGGTAACATTGAAGATGCTTTGGAGAAACTTCAG GCAATTATTGATGCTGCTTCGTATGTTCCACCTCCTCCCTCAGAAGAGCAAAAGAAGAAGATCGCTAAAAT GGCTGCTATTGGAGAACAGAAACGCCTCAAAAGCAAGAAGGTACTTTCAGACAAGAAGGCATTTAGAAGAACTCGTGACAGTTGGGACTGA